In Brevibacillus brevis NBRC 100599, a single genomic region encodes these proteins:
- a CDS encoding menaquinone biosynthesis protein: MQKSLRVGQILYTNVLPVYFYFDQAKFEDRIEFIRQVPAQLNTAMAKGEIDLGPISSFSYAEHASEYVALADLSVSAKGRVGSLFLFSKKPIEQVNGAKIALTNTSATTVNLLKIILHKFYEYEISYVTQEPILHEMLEDADAALLIGDDAITAERTAKDLHVYDLGELWHQFTGYSMTFAIWALRRAVIADHHDLIADVHASFLESKRKTRANTAPLIDYVHTHFGGEKEQWIHYFQGLQHEFGDVQRIGLEYYYRCAAELGLLSAPATVDLWQAGGRQTNTTLTR, encoded by the coding sequence ATGCAAAAGTCTTTGCGTGTTGGACAAATTTTGTACACCAATGTATTGCCGGTTTACTTCTATTTTGATCAGGCTAAATTCGAAGACCGAATCGAATTCATCCGCCAAGTTCCTGCCCAGTTAAATACTGCAATGGCAAAAGGCGAGATTGATTTGGGACCGATTTCTTCGTTTAGCTATGCAGAGCATGCCTCCGAATACGTGGCATTGGCAGATCTGTCTGTCAGTGCCAAAGGGAGAGTAGGCTCCCTTTTCTTGTTCAGCAAAAAGCCGATTGAACAAGTAAACGGTGCCAAAATAGCCTTGACCAACACATCGGCTACCACAGTGAATCTCTTAAAGATCATTCTCCATAAGTTTTACGAATATGAGATTTCCTACGTTACACAGGAACCTATTTTGCATGAAATGCTGGAGGATGCTGATGCAGCGCTCTTGATCGGGGATGACGCCATTACCGCTGAGCGAACGGCCAAAGACCTTCATGTTTACGACCTAGGAGAGCTGTGGCATCAATTTACGGGCTATTCCATGACCTTTGCCATTTGGGCTCTTCGTCGAGCAGTTATTGCCGATCATCATGACTTGATCGCGGACGTCCATGCCTCTTTTTTAGAGAGCAAAAGGAAGACAAGGGCAAATACAGCCCCATTGATTGACTACGTTCACACGCATTTCGGTGGAGAGAAAGAGCAATGGATCCACTATTTCCAAGGATTACAGCACGAATTCGGTGACGTTCAGCGGATTGGACTGGAGTACTATTACCGATGCGCAGCGGAGCTGGGACTTCTATCGGCACCTGCAACCGTCGATCTGTGGCAAGCTGGCGGCCGACAGACCAATACTACGTTGACGAGATAG
- a CDS encoding polyprenyl synthetase family protein: MNLVDIYFKMKKDVQYIEDELEKAIDTPVRELYLSSTHLLKAGGKRIRPVFVLLGGKWGNYDVKKLKHVAVPLELIHMASLVHDDVIDDADKRRGKDTVRMKWDNKVAMYAGDYIFARALAIASQLPIPQLHQILSNAIVEVCKGEIQQVKDLNNWDQNFRTYLRRIKRKTALLIAISCQLGAVASGASADMIRKMYWYGYNVGMAFQITDDILDFTGTEKQLGKPAGSDLVHGNITLPALYSAHHGKARAQFQEWIAKNTFWDHTDEAVRMVREDEGIAFSQRLAERYIARAHAILADLPNNQAKTSLTGIANYIIDRKF; encoded by the coding sequence ATGAATCTAGTCGATATTTACTTCAAGATGAAAAAAGATGTCCAATACATAGAAGATGAACTGGAGAAAGCAATTGATACGCCGGTTCGAGAGCTGTATCTATCCTCGACTCACTTGCTCAAGGCAGGAGGAAAGCGGATTCGACCCGTTTTTGTTTTGCTTGGCGGTAAGTGGGGCAATTACGACGTCAAAAAATTGAAGCATGTGGCCGTTCCTCTCGAACTGATCCACATGGCTTCCCTGGTGCATGATGATGTAATTGATGATGCGGATAAGCGCCGCGGGAAAGATACGGTTCGAATGAAGTGGGATAACAAAGTAGCTATGTACGCCGGCGACTATATTTTTGCACGGGCATTGGCCATTGCCTCCCAGCTCCCGATCCCGCAATTGCACCAAATTCTTTCGAATGCAATCGTCGAGGTTTGCAAGGGAGAAATCCAGCAAGTAAAGGATTTGAATAACTGGGACCAAAACTTCCGTACCTATTTACGCAGAATTAAACGAAAAACTGCGCTTTTAATTGCGATTAGCTGTCAATTAGGAGCAGTGGCAAGCGGCGCGTCAGCTGATATGATCCGGAAAATGTACTGGTATGGCTACAATGTGGGGATGGCTTTTCAAATTACCGACGACATTTTGGACTTTACAGGGACGGAGAAGCAATTAGGGAAGCCGGCTGGAAGTGATTTGGTGCATGGAAACATTACGTTGCCTGCGCTTTATTCGGCTCATCATGGAAAAGCACGTGCGCAATTCCAGGAATGGATCGCGAAAAATACGTTTTGGGATCATACGGATGAAGCAGTTCGTATGGTGCGAGAAGATGAGGGCATTGCCTTTTCGCAGCGCCTCGCCGAACGCTATATCGCCCGTGCGCATGCCATTCTCGCCGATTTGCCTAACAACCAAGCTAAGACATCCCTGACAGGTATCGCTAATTATATCATCGATCGCAAATTTTAA
- the ndk gene encoding nucleoside-diphosphate kinase, translating into MEKTFLMVKPDGVQRNLIGEIVSRFEKKGYQLVGAKLMTVSRELAEEHYAEHKERPFFGELVDFITSGPVFAMVWQGNNVITTARAMMGKTNPVDAASGTIRGDFATSVGMNIIHGSDSPESAEREIGLWFSAEEVLSFEKTIQRWI; encoded by the coding sequence ATGGAAAAAACATTCCTTATGGTAAAACCAGATGGCGTACAACGCAACCTGATCGGGGAAATCGTATCCCGTTTTGAGAAAAAAGGCTACCAACTCGTAGGTGCTAAGCTGATGACAGTAAGCCGCGAACTGGCTGAAGAGCATTATGCAGAGCACAAAGAGCGCCCATTCTTCGGTGAACTGGTTGACTTCATCACTTCCGGTCCAGTATTCGCAATGGTATGGCAAGGTAACAACGTAATCACAACTGCTCGCGCTATGATGGGCAAAACAAACCCAGTTGACGCTGCTTCCGGTACGATCCGTGGCGATTTCGCTACTTCCGTTGGCATGAACATCATCCACGGTTCTGACTCTCCTGAGAGCGCTGAGCGTGAAATCGGCCTGTGGTTCTCCGCGGAAGAAGTTCTCTCCTTCGAGAAAACTATCCAACGCTGGATCTAA
- a CDS encoding stage VI sporulation protein F, with product MNNMSKRLFERLQGKATENVDEEKLRSLAGQVKRSDFEDETKLRQIIRTLATLSGKQLTPEKEDKVIEMFRNQEINLGDMSTLTKLLK from the coding sequence ATGAATAATATGTCGAAACGACTTTTTGAGCGCTTGCAAGGGAAAGCAACGGAAAATGTCGATGAAGAAAAGCTTCGCTCACTAGCCGGTCAGGTCAAGCGCAGTGATTTTGAAGACGAGACCAAGCTGCGTCAAATCATTCGCACGCTCGCTACCCTTAGTGGCAAGCAATTAACTCCTGAAAAGGAAGATAAGGTCATTGAGATGTTTCGCAATCAGGAAATCAATCTGGGTGACATGTCGACCTTGACCAAGCTGCTCAAATAA
- the mtrB gene encoding trp RNA-binding attenuation protein MtrB: MAQSSGFNQDYFVVKAKENGVHVIGLTRGTDTRFHHTEKLDKGEVMIFQFTEHTSAIKVRGKAVIYSQHGVVDTTE, translated from the coding sequence TTGGCACAATCATCGGGATTTAATCAGGATTATTTCGTAGTCAAAGCGAAGGAAAATGGCGTTCATGTGATTGGATTAACAAGAGGCACTGATACGCGTTTTCATCATACAGAGAAGCTCGATAAAGGCGAAGTCATGATTTTTCAATTTACGGAGCACACCTCTGCAATTAAAGTGCGAGGAAAAGCAGTGATTTACTCGCAGCATGGCGTCGTGGATACGACCGAATAA
- a CDS encoding HU family DNA-binding protein, translated as MNKTELIAKVAETTELTKKDATKAVDAVLDAIADALKTGDKVQLIGFGNFEVRERAARKGRNPQTGEEIEIASSKVPAFKPGKQLKDSIK; from the coding sequence ATGAACAAAACAGAACTGATTGCAAAAGTGGCTGAAACCACAGAACTCACCAAGAAAGATGCAACAAAAGCAGTTGATGCAGTTCTTGACGCAATTGCAGATGCATTGAAAACTGGTGATAAAGTCCAACTGATCGGCTTTGGTAACTTCGAAGTTCGTGAACGTGCGGCTCGTAAAGGTCGTAACCCACAAACTGGTGAAGAGATCGAAATCGCTTCCAGCAAAGTACCTGCGTTTAAACCAGGTAAACAACTCAAAGACTCCATCAAGTAG
- a CDS encoding DUF2768 family protein, with amino-acid sequence MYIDPMTKMNISLIAIGLMFVCNLLMIFARKITNGFLRFLVKTIAFLLLLVVLVMILIVIFV; translated from the coding sequence ATGTATATTGATCCTATGACAAAGATGAACATTTCCTTAATCGCCATTGGACTCATGTTCGTCTGCAATTTACTTATGATCTTTGCCAGGAAAATAACCAATGGGTTCTTGCGGTTCCTTGTGAAGACCATCGCATTCTTACTATTACTCGTCGTGCTTGTCATGATTTTGATTGTGATTTTTGTCTAG
- a CDS encoding 2Fe-2S iron-sulfur cluster-binding protein has protein sequence MSTITLLTRAGSHEVSIELNQSIVDLAKKNNIVWGHACQRGVCAQCRTQVLEGAEYLNEVTPEEKLRLRKAERTDGYRLGCQTKVVSSGTVKVAHRPY, from the coding sequence ATGTCAACAATCACACTACTTACTCGTGCAGGCAGTCATGAAGTCTCGATCGAGTTGAATCAATCCATTGTTGATCTTGCGAAAAAGAATAACATTGTGTGGGGCCATGCATGCCAAAGAGGGGTATGTGCACAATGCCGTACTCAAGTTTTGGAAGGGGCAGAGTACTTAAACGAAGTGACACCAGAAGAAAAACTGCGATTGCGAAAGGCTGAACGCACAGACGGCTACAGATTAGGCTGCCAGACAAAGGTTGTTTCATCAGGAACAGTCAAGGTAGCTCATCGGCCGTACTAG
- the spoIVA gene encoding stage IV sporulation protein A: protein MERVDIFKDIAERTGGDIYLGVVGPVRTGKSTFIKRFMEQVVIPNINSEAERIRATDELPQSASGRTIMTTEPKFVPNQAVNVHVTEGLSINVRLVDCVGYTVEGAKGFEDDNGPRMVNTPWYEEPVPFEEAAEVGTRKVIQEHSTIGIVVTTDGSIAEIPRVGYIDAEERVVNELKEVGKPFVIVVNSTRPRSDEAQNLRVQLQEKYDVPVVALSVDHMTEQEILLLMREVLFEFPVHEVNVNLPSWVMVLENGHWLRQNYEEAVRETVQDIRRLRDVDRVVGFFNDYDFVERASLAGMHMGQGIAEIDLYAPDELYDRILMEIVGVEINGKDHLLKIMQEFAHAKREFDQVAEALHMVRSTGYGIAAPSLHEMTLDEPELIRQGPRFGVRLKATAPSIHMIRVDVESEFAPIIGTEKQSEELVRYLMQDFDKDPLSIWNSDIFGRSLHSIVREGIQAKITMMPDNARYKLQETLGRIINEGSGGLIAIIL, encoded by the coding sequence GTGGAACGAGTCGACATCTTTAAAGACATTGCCGAGCGGACGGGCGGAGACATCTACCTCGGAGTGGTAGGCCCTGTTCGTACGGGAAAGTCGACCTTTATCAAGCGGTTTATGGAGCAAGTTGTCATCCCGAATATCAACTCTGAAGCGGAGCGGATAAGAGCGACAGATGAGTTGCCGCAGAGCGCTTCAGGACGAACAATCATGACAACAGAGCCCAAATTTGTTCCGAATCAGGCCGTTAACGTACATGTGACAGAAGGACTCAGCATCAATGTCCGCCTCGTTGACTGCGTTGGCTATACGGTAGAAGGGGCAAAGGGCTTTGAAGACGACAATGGCCCAAGAATGGTAAATACACCTTGGTATGAAGAGCCTGTACCATTTGAGGAAGCGGCCGAAGTCGGAACACGCAAGGTTATCCAGGAACACTCGACAATCGGGATTGTTGTGACAACGGATGGCAGCATCGCGGAAATACCGCGTGTAGGATACATCGATGCAGAGGAGCGGGTTGTAAACGAGCTGAAGGAAGTCGGAAAACCGTTCGTGATCGTTGTGAACTCGACGCGTCCGCGCTCTGATGAAGCACAAAACCTTCGGGTACAACTCCAAGAAAAATACGATGTACCAGTCGTTGCTTTGTCGGTTGATCATATGACCGAGCAGGAAATCTTGCTCCTCATGAGAGAAGTCCTGTTCGAATTCCCAGTTCATGAAGTAAATGTCAATCTGCCGAGCTGGGTAATGGTGCTGGAAAACGGGCACTGGCTGCGTCAGAACTACGAGGAAGCTGTACGTGAGACCGTGCAGGACATCCGCCGGTTACGCGATGTGGACCGTGTCGTCGGCTTCTTCAATGACTATGACTTCGTAGAGAGAGCCTCTCTTGCTGGTATGCACATGGGGCAAGGGATCGCAGAGATTGACCTCTACGCGCCAGATGAACTGTATGACCGCATCTTGATGGAAATTGTCGGAGTAGAGATAAATGGCAAAGATCATTTGCTGAAAATCATGCAGGAGTTCGCACATGCCAAGCGCGAGTTTGATCAGGTAGCGGAAGCATTGCACATGGTCCGAAGTACGGGCTACGGTATAGCAGCCCCGTCGTTGCATGAAATGACCTTGGACGAACCTGAACTAATCCGCCAGGGACCGCGCTTTGGTGTCAGACTTAAAGCAACAGCGCCATCTATTCACATGATTCGGGTGGATGTCGAGTCTGAATTTGCTCCAATTATCGGTACAGAGAAGCAGAGTGAAGAGCTTGTCCGCTATCTGATGCAAGACTTTGACAAAGACCCGCTTTCCATCTGGAACTCCGATATTTTTGGACGCTCTCTCCATTCCATCGTAAGAGAGGGTATTCAGGCAAAAATTACTATGATGCCAGACAACGCCAGATACAAATTACAGGAGACATTGGGTCGAATCATCAACGAGGGATCGGGTGGCCTGATAGCGATCATACTCTAA
- a CDS encoding UbiX family flavin prenyltransferase, which yields MNNQKWAVGITGASGAIYGVRVVQELLRAGHIVHLMITEAGWQVFRDELDWHTDDREALLQEKLQQDFSGELHYWGLRDFNCPAASGSYRCDGMIVVPCSMGTVSGIAHGASGNLLERVADVMIKEGRRLVIVPRETPLNAIQLENMLKLSRLGVKILPAMPGYYQKPQTMDDLINFVVGKTLDAIDVPHSLFRRWGE from the coding sequence ATGAACAACCAAAAGTGGGCTGTCGGGATAACAGGTGCAAGTGGTGCTATCTATGGTGTTCGAGTCGTCCAGGAGCTTTTGCGTGCTGGACATATCGTTCATTTGATGATTACAGAAGCAGGCTGGCAAGTATTTCGTGATGAACTGGATTGGCACACGGATGATAGAGAAGCTCTTTTGCAGGAGAAGCTGCAACAAGACTTTTCGGGTGAGCTACATTATTGGGGACTGCGAGATTTTAATTGTCCCGCAGCCAGTGGTTCCTATCGCTGTGACGGTATGATCGTAGTACCGTGCTCGATGGGGACTGTTTCTGGCATCGCACATGGCGCATCCGGCAATTTGCTGGAGCGCGTTGCTGATGTCATGATCAAGGAAGGGCGGCGATTGGTCATTGTTCCGAGAGAGACGCCGCTCAATGCGATTCAGCTCGAGAACATGCTCAAATTAAGCCGTCTGGGAGTCAAGATTCTGCCTGCCATGCCAGGCTACTATCAGAAACCGCAAACCATGGATGATCTGATTAATTTTGTGGTAGGGAAAACTTTGGATGCAATTGATGTACCACATTCGCTATTCCGGCGTTGGGGGGAATAA
- a CDS encoding 2Fe-2S iron-sulfur cluster-binding protein, producing MGKVTFLPSKKSVKARTGQTLVGVASSARVVIPQRCGGHASCLMCRVVVENGLLCPPTALEKRKLPEKDLANGIRLACQAKTTEKDCTVRIPESKLKSVVAAALERQRKENEDGM from the coding sequence ATGGGGAAAGTAACCTTTCTCCCGAGCAAGAAGAGTGTAAAGGCGCGGACAGGGCAAACCTTGGTCGGTGTAGCTTCGTCAGCTCGCGTCGTAATCCCGCAGAGATGCGGTGGACACGCATCTTGTCTGATGTGCCGCGTGGTCGTTGAGAATGGCCTGCTGTGCCCGCCAACGGCACTGGAAAAGCGAAAGCTGCCTGAAAAGGATCTGGCGAATGGGATTCGTTTGGCCTGTCAGGCAAAAACGACAGAAAAGGATTGTACAGTCAGGATTCCAGAAAGCAAGCTGAAATCAGTGGTAGCGGCTGCACTCGAGCGACAACGCAAAGAAAATGAAGATGGAATGTAA
- a CDS encoding UbiA-like polyprenyltransferase, with amino-acid sequence MGLRKLKIILEMIKFEHSLFALPFAFMGAVLGSIVVEHAWPTWSEIFWVTVAMVGARSAAMSLNRVIDRLIDAKNPRTVTRAIPAGLISIVEVILFIVVSFAVLFIAAFQLNDLAVKLLPLAVFVLVLYSYTKRFTWLCHFVLGVAIGFGPLGGWVATTGQVDGIGLLLFASVMFWTAGFDIIYACQDADFDRKEGLFSMPSRFGIANALLIARICHVLTFVGLMSLYVVADLSIWFLVGVLISGAILIYEHTLVKPTDLSKLDMAFFNMNGILSVVMFTFTMIDLVIA; translated from the coding sequence ATGGGTCTACGTAAATTAAAAATCATCTTGGAAATGATTAAATTCGAGCACTCCCTTTTTGCCTTACCTTTTGCTTTTATGGGAGCTGTTTTGGGAAGCATTGTGGTAGAGCATGCATGGCCTACTTGGTCGGAAATTTTTTGGGTGACGGTAGCGATGGTGGGCGCTCGCAGTGCTGCGATGTCCTTAAATCGTGTCATCGACCGGCTAATTGATGCGAAAAATCCTCGGACCGTCACACGAGCGATTCCTGCTGGCCTCATTTCGATTGTGGAAGTCATTTTGTTTATCGTGGTGTCCTTTGCGGTGTTGTTCATAGCTGCATTCCAGTTAAATGATTTGGCTGTGAAATTGTTGCCGCTCGCTGTGTTCGTTCTGGTGCTTTATTCTTATACGAAACGCTTTACTTGGCTTTGTCACTTTGTTCTCGGGGTTGCCATTGGGTTTGGTCCCCTAGGGGGCTGGGTAGCGACAACGGGTCAAGTAGATGGCATCGGCCTTCTATTGTTTGCATCCGTTATGTTCTGGACAGCAGGCTTTGATATCATTTATGCATGCCAGGACGCTGATTTTGACCGAAAAGAAGGACTTTTTTCCATGCCGAGCCGCTTCGGAATTGCCAATGCACTTCTGATCGCCCGCATATGCCACGTTCTTACTTTCGTTGGTCTGATGTCGTTGTATGTAGTTGCAGACTTGTCGATTTGGTTCCTGGTAGGTGTGCTCATTTCTGGTGCGATTTTGATCTATGAACACACGCTGGTGAAGCCAACCGACCTGTCCAAGCTAGATATGGCATTCTTTAATATGAACGGCATCTTGAGTGTCGTGATGTTTACCTTTACGATGATTGATTTGGTGATTGCATGA
- a CDS encoding heptaprenyl diphosphate synthase component 1 yields the protein MSKELSPNVEVRSIIEQIYKRITHSYVEHYVDVPSMAENRLELLYLFLLEQGMPKEKASVLCTATGLVQLGLDTHELVKNEYDSSQSAERNRQLTVLAGDYYSSRYYHLLASAGEIQAIQVLSAAIQRVNEAKMRLYIAGRDSKTLSDEEYWELRNTIDTGLYVAVVEEYADSADRRRFWSDLMKQTAKVESVIGEWEQLKWQEQVPFGFARFLLQKPGATLAQVLSGVEGKALELIGLCEQMVRTLHPAETRNMLASITARYSHRISRLKKVIEEM from the coding sequence ATGAGCAAAGAACTTTCCCCGAATGTAGAGGTTCGGTCCATTATCGAACAAATCTACAAGAGAATCACCCATTCCTATGTAGAACATTATGTTGACGTTCCTTCCATGGCGGAAAATCGTCTAGAGCTGTTGTACCTTTTTTTGCTGGAACAAGGCATGCCGAAGGAAAAGGCTTCGGTTTTATGTACAGCAACTGGGCTAGTCCAATTGGGACTGGACACCCATGAGCTCGTGAAAAATGAGTACGACTCCTCACAGAGCGCGGAGCGAAACCGACAGCTGACCGTACTTGCAGGTGATTATTACAGCAGTCGTTATTATCACCTTCTGGCTTCAGCGGGTGAAATCCAAGCCATTCAAGTGTTGTCGGCAGCTATTCAGCGAGTGAACGAAGCAAAAATGAGACTCTACATCGCTGGGCGAGATAGCAAGACTTTATCAGATGAAGAGTACTGGGAACTGCGAAATACGATTGATACAGGCTTATACGTGGCTGTTGTAGAGGAGTATGCTGATTCAGCTGATCGCCGTCGTTTCTGGAGTGATCTGATGAAGCAAACAGCCAAGGTAGAGAGTGTGATCGGTGAGTGGGAGCAGCTCAAATGGCAAGAACAAGTCCCTTTTGGTTTTGCCCGTTTTTTGCTGCAAAAACCCGGGGCTACACTCGCGCAAGTTTTGTCAGGTGTTGAGGGGAAAGCCCTCGAATTAATCGGGTTATGTGAGCAAATGGTGCGTACGCTGCATCCTGCAGAGACGCGGAACATGCTTGCATCCATTACGGCACGGTACTCCCATCGGATCAGTCGCTTGAAGAAGGTAATTGAGGAGATGTAG
- the folE gene encoding GTP cyclohydrolase I FolE, translated as MMNVDLDKIQQAVRMILEAVGDDPDREGVLDTPKRVAKMYAEVFEGMHIDEEQYFETVFSEDHEEMVLVKDIPFYSMCEHHLVPFFGKAHVAYVPRGGRVVGLSKLARAVDTVAKRPQLQERITATVADSIMRKLDPHGVVVVVEAEHMCMTMRGVKKPGSKTITSAVRGMFEKDAAARAEVISLMR; from the coding sequence ATGATGAACGTCGACTTAGATAAAATACAGCAAGCTGTTCGCATGATCCTAGAGGCAGTGGGGGATGATCCTGATCGTGAAGGAGTGCTGGATACCCCTAAGCGAGTTGCGAAAATGTACGCCGAAGTATTTGAGGGCATGCATATAGACGAAGAGCAGTATTTCGAGACTGTCTTTAGCGAAGATCATGAGGAAATGGTGTTAGTAAAGGACATTCCGTTTTACTCTATGTGTGAGCATCACTTGGTTCCCTTCTTCGGAAAAGCGCATGTCGCTTACGTACCGCGTGGAGGCCGCGTAGTAGGACTGAGCAAGCTCGCGCGTGCGGTCGATACCGTGGCGAAACGTCCGCAGTTGCAGGAAAGAATTACAGCGACAGTAGCTGACTCGATTATGCGCAAGCTCGATCCGCACGGCGTAGTTGTGGTAGTAGAGGCAGAGCATATGTGCATGACAATGCGTGGCGTGAAAAAGCCAGGCTCAAAAACGATCACCTCTGCTGTTCGCGGTATGTTTGAGAAAGATGCGGCTGCGCGTGCAGAAGTCATTAGTTTGATGCGCTAA
- a CDS encoding lytic transglycosylase domain-containing protein encodes MIGRQAREGLFNAMKVPVSLQPYLQTLPQNHDASSLSYGDEGLFSDILQSQLATTGQRVISSQEILAKLDGSRSWKIPTQIQNEQSLSFAKGPSVPTPEILDKIDQTAKAIGVNVDLVREVVRAESNFNPNVESHAGAKGLMQLMDNTAKAMQVRNVYDPDENLEGGTKYLKSLLDRYDGDVKVALAAYNAGPGRMSRLGISSDDELEAKFDQLPQETQRYVDKIMSRLESEGASY; translated from the coding sequence ATGATAGGTAGACAAGCTAGGGAAGGGTTGTTCAATGCTATGAAGGTGCCTGTATCACTTCAACCATATTTGCAAACATTACCGCAAAACCATGATGCCTCTTCGCTTTCATATGGAGACGAGGGGCTCTTCTCGGACATCTTGCAGTCCCAGTTAGCAACAACCGGCCAGCGGGTAATCAGTTCGCAGGAGATTTTGGCCAAACTAGATGGATCCAGGAGCTGGAAGATTCCTACGCAGATTCAAAATGAGCAGTCCTTGTCTTTTGCCAAAGGGCCATCTGTTCCTACTCCGGAAATCTTGGACAAGATTGATCAGACAGCGAAAGCGATCGGAGTGAACGTTGATCTGGTGAGAGAGGTCGTTAGGGCTGAATCCAATTTCAATCCGAATGTAGAATCTCACGCAGGGGCAAAGGGCTTGATGCAGCTGATGGACAATACGGCAAAAGCCATGCAAGTCCGCAATGTATACGACCCTGATGAAAACCTTGAAGGTGGAACAAAATATTTAAAATCGCTTTTGGATCGTTATGATGGAGATGTGAAAGTAGCACTTGCTGCTTACAATGCTGGCCCAGGTCGGATGAGTCGTCTGGGAATCAGCAGTGATGACGAGCTAGAAGCGAAGTTTGACCAATTGCCGCAAGAGACACAGCGCTATGTAGACAAGATCATGAGCCGTCTGGAGTCAGAAGGGGCATCATACTAG
- a CDS encoding demethylmenaquinone methyltransferase, with translation MNQTQMNEKAEYVHSVFESIANDYDKMNHVISFGSHIAWRNYTMKQMNIQSGHTALDVACGTADWTIALAKAVGKEGSVVGLDFSQNMLDVGAYKVANAGVGNNVKLVNADAMNLPYEDDTFDFVTIGFALRNVPDVQQVLNEMARVVKPGGKVVSLEVSKPPFIPYRKLFYLYFYKILPLIAKLTVNKYEEYAWLPQSLTNFPDSRELASMFQKAGLDPVQVKLFMGGVSALHIGTKP, from the coding sequence GTGAACCAGACACAGATGAATGAGAAAGCAGAGTACGTTCACTCCGTTTTCGAGAGCATTGCAAACGATTACGACAAAATGAATCATGTAATCAGCTTTGGCAGTCATATTGCTTGGCGTAATTACACGATGAAGCAGATGAATATCCAGTCAGGGCATACGGCTTTGGATGTTGCTTGTGGTACAGCAGACTGGACGATTGCATTGGCCAAGGCTGTTGGAAAAGAAGGCAGTGTTGTTGGCCTTGATTTTAGCCAGAATATGCTGGATGTAGGAGCATATAAAGTGGCGAACGCAGGTGTTGGCAACAATGTAAAGCTAGTGAACGCAGATGCAATGAATCTGCCTTACGAGGATGATACATTCGACTTCGTGACAATCGGATTTGCCCTGCGAAATGTGCCAGATGTCCAGCAGGTGTTGAATGAAATGGCACGTGTAGTGAAGCCAGGGGGCAAAGTCGTTTCTCTGGAAGTGTCCAAGCCACCATTCATTCCGTACCGGAAGCTATTTTACTTATATTTCTACAAAATCTTGCCATTGATCGCGAAGCTGACAGTCAACAAATACGAAGAGTATGCATGGCTGCCACAATCCCTGACCAATTTCCCGGACAGCCGCGAGCTGGCAAGCATGTTTCAGAAAGCAGGCTTGGACCCGGTTCAGGTCAAATTGTTTATGGGCGGCGTATCAGCCTTGCATATTGGCACAAAGCCATAA